From a region of the Constantimarinum furrinae genome:
- a CDS encoding LuxE/PaaK family acyltransferase, translating into MLHSNIFEISSTSEFESVALDTFRYQYKNVGVYREFCDHLKRTSETVKTIKDIPFLPIEFFKSHKVISEEKPSEILFTSSGTTGSVLSKHYVASSKLYEQSFLEGFKKTYGNPTNFTILALLPSYLEREGSSLIYMVDHLIRSSKNEHSGFFLHNVEALIETLHFLEKTGQKTMLIGVSYALLDLIEKEQFHLNHTLIMETGGMKGKRKELIKEALHQKLKAGFGVNSIHSEYGMTELLSQAYSKGKGVFNCPPWMKIITRDPEDALSLSGSSAGGINVIDLANLYSCSFIATQDLGKVYRDGSFEILGRFDTSDIRGCNLMVL; encoded by the coding sequence ATGCTCCATTCAAATATTTTTGAAATCTCATCGACCTCCGAATTCGAATCGGTGGCATTGGATACTTTCAGATACCAATATAAAAATGTAGGTGTCTATCGTGAATTTTGTGACCATTTAAAGCGCACTTCAGAAACGGTAAAAACAATAAAGGACATTCCTTTTCTACCTATTGAATTCTTTAAATCGCATAAGGTTATTTCAGAAGAAAAACCTTCCGAAATACTATTCACAAGTAGCGGTACCACCGGGAGTGTGTTGAGCAAACACTACGTTGCCAGCAGCAAACTATACGAGCAAAGCTTTTTGGAAGGATTTAAAAAAACCTATGGCAACCCCACAAACTTCACCATTTTGGCACTACTGCCTTCTTATCTGGAACGAGAGGGGTCATCGCTTATCTATATGGTAGACCACCTTATTCGCAGCAGCAAAAATGAGCACAGCGGATTTTTTTTACACAACGTAGAAGCGTTGATCGAAACACTGCATTTTTTGGAGAAAACGGGGCAAAAAACTATGTTGATAGGAGTTTCTTATGCCTTACTGGATCTAATTGAAAAAGAGCAATTTCATTTAAATCACACCCTCATTATGGAAACCGGCGGGATGAAAGGAAAACGCAAGGAACTTATTAAAGAAGCGCTACATCAAAAACTTAAAGCCGGCTTTGGGGTGAACTCTATTCACAGCGAATACGGCATGACCGAACTGCTCTCACAGGCCTATTCCAAGGGGAAGGGTGTTTTTAATTGTCCGCCATGGATGAAAATCATTACCCGGGATCCTGAAGACGCTTTAAGCCTTTCGGGAAGCAGCGCAGGAGGCATTAATGTAATAGATCTTGCCAACCTTTATTCTTGTTCGTTTATCGCAACGCAGGATCTGGGGAAAGTTTACCGTGACGGAAGTTTTGAAATTTTAGGTAGATTTGATACCAGCGATATTCGTGGGTGTAATTTAATGGTACTTTAA
- a CDS encoding DUF350 domain-containing protein, whose translation MNTQLFTLAIIEVIFSVIITVVIIYVSYAILKRLFFRKTEVTGNNLAFTIFASGIILSIGIILSEILPSITNVIRLSVTQSETIDTATIIQYSGLYLFIGFLMAVFINAMVFILFSMLTRGVNEFKEIQQNNLAVSILVVVILISITLIAKESIALLISSLIPYPEVTNYI comes from the coding sequence ATGAATACGCAACTTTTCACCCTCGCCATTATAGAAGTCATTTTTTCGGTGATTATTACCGTTGTAATTATTTATGTCTCTTATGCTATCTTAAAACGGCTTTTCTTCAGAAAAACTGAAGTTACCGGTAATAATCTTGCCTTTACCATCTTTGCTTCCGGAATTATACTTTCAATAGGGATCATTTTAAGCGAAATACTTCCCTCCATCACGAATGTTATTCGGCTTTCTGTAACACAAAGCGAAACCATAGACACTGCGACTATCATACAGTATTCAGGACTTTATCTGTTTATAGGATTCTTGATGGCAGTCTTTATCAATGCCATGGTATTTATCCTTTTTTCTATGCTTACCAGGGGTGTAAATGAGTTTAAGGAGATACAACAGAACAATCTGGCGGTATCTATTCTGGTAGTGGTAATTCTCATAAGTATAACGCTTATTGCAAAGGAAAGTATAGCGCTGTTAATCAGTTCTTTAATACCCTATCCCGAAGTAACAAATTATATATAG
- a CDS encoding response regulator transcription factor — protein MKKKESKILLVDDEPDILEIVGYNLTSEGYQVFTAENGAKAISQAKKHKPHLIILDVMMPVMDGIEACEKIRAIPELSDTVITFLTARGEDYSQVAGFDAGADDYITKPIKPKVLNSKVKALLRRFKQEEEEDGNFSIGNLTINREEYKIMKGKQEIILPRKEFELLSLLASKPGKVFKREDILDHIWGNEVVVGGRTIDVHIRKLREKIGDEKFKTVKGVGYKFVV, from the coding sequence ATGAAGAAAAAGGAAAGTAAGATCTTACTTGTGGACGATGAACCGGATATTTTGGAAATTGTAGGGTACAATCTCACTTCTGAAGGCTATCAGGTATTTACAGCCGAAAACGGAGCTAAAGCTATAAGTCAGGCCAAAAAGCATAAGCCGCATCTTATCATTCTCGACGTCATGATGCCAGTTATGGACGGGATTGAAGCTTGTGAAAAAATACGTGCAATCCCCGAATTATCAGATACAGTGATCACATTTCTTACAGCAAGAGGTGAAGATTACTCTCAGGTGGCAGGATTTGACGCCGGAGCCGATGATTATATTACCAAACCTATAAAGCCTAAGGTTTTAAACAGTAAGGTGAAAGCGCTTTTACGCCGTTTTAAACAAGAAGAGGAAGAGGATGGAAATTTCAGTATAGGAAATCTTACCATCAATCGTGAAGAATACAAGATCATGAAGGGTAAGCAAGAGATCATTTTGCCGAGAAAGGAATTTGAGCTTCTTTCTCTGTTGGCTTCAAAGCCGGGAAAAGTATTTAAACGGGAGGATATCCTCGATCATATTTGGGGCAATGAAGTAGTCGTTGGAGGGAGAACCATAGATGTTCACATTCGAAAGCTAAGGGAGAAGATAGGTGATGAAAAATTTAAGACGGTAAAAGGCGTAGGGTACAAGTTTGTAGTCTGA